The following are encoded together in the Daucus carota subsp. sativus chromosome 5, DH1 v3.0, whole genome shotgun sequence genome:
- the LOC108220696 gene encoding uncharacterized protein LOC108220696 isoform X1: MPFFGSSRPAVDPNYKLQTESIYYSATQRIALVSLSTLLSFPLKTYISFLPLLLLSHFVCEINVIMLRRWRPQNLQQIEAVEQADKVKELRTALGPLSGHGLKFCSDACLRRYLEARNWNVDKAKKMLEETLKWRSTYKPQDIRWHEVAHEGETGKVSRADFHDRSGRTVLIMRPGMQEVEVTWKCYSVGLQRTKRGHICNFQQRFLFMSNENLDFWLQNTTSSDGNVRHLVYLLENAILNLPEGQEQMSWLVDFNGWSLNTNISIKTTRDIIHVLQNHYPERLAIVVLYNPPKFFEAFWKVVKFFVDPKTFEKIRFVYPNNKQSAEVMKSFFDAENLPSEFGGKASLKYDHEEFSRLMAEEDVKTAKYWGSDNMPCNDMNEKSGSELTPVV, encoded by the exons ATGCCATTTTTTGGTAGCAGTAGGCCAGCAGTAGATCCAaactacaaactacaaactgaaTCAATTTATTATTCTGCTACGCAACGCATCGCATTGGTTTCATTGTCAACTCTCCTCTCATTTCCGTTAAAAACATACATTTCATTTTTACCTCTCCTACTTCTGTCTCATTTTGTGTGTGAGATTAACGTAATTATGCTCCGGAGGTGGCGCCCTCAAAATCTTCAGCAGATTGAAGCGGTAGAACAGGCTGACAAg GTGAAGGAGCTAAGGACTGCACTGGGACCTCTATCTGGGCATGGCCTCAAATTCTGCTCTGATGCCTGTTTAAGGAGATACCTGGAAGCTAGAAACTGGAATGTCGACAAGGCCAAAAAGATGCTGGAGGAGACACTCAAGTGGAGATCAACTTACAAACCTCAAGATATTCGTTGG CATGAAGTAGCCCATGAAGGGGAGACTGGTAAAGTCTCCAGAGCAGATTTTCATGACAGATCAGGGAGAACTGTTCTTATAATGAGGCCAGGGATGCAG GAAGTTGAAGTTACATGGAAGT GTTACAGCGTTGGGTTACAGCGTACCAAACGAGGCCATATTTGCAACTTTCAACAAAGATTCTTGTTTATGTCTAatgaaaatttagatttttggtTACAGAATACAACATCATCAGATGGTAATGTCCGCCATCTGGTTTACCTGCTCGAGAACGCGATTCTTAACCTCCCTGAAGGCCAAGAACAAATGTCTTGGTTGGTAGACTTCAACGGATGGTCCCTGAACACTAACATTTCCATTAAAACTACCCGAGATATTATTCATGTGTTGCAGAACCACTACCCGGAGAGACTTGCCATTGTTGTGCTCTATAATCCACCAAAGTTTTTTGAGGCATTCTGGAAG GTTGTGAAGTTTTTTGTAGACCCGAAAACATTTGAGAAGATTAGATTTGTGTACCCTAATAACAAGCAGAGTGCAGAGGTGATGAAGTCCTTCTTTGATGCTGAAAATCTACCAAGTGAGTTTGGGGGGAAAGCGTCATTGAAATATGACCACGAGGAGTTTTCGAGGCTGATGGCTGAGGAAGATGTTAAAACTGCCAAGTACTGGGGATCTGATAACATGCCCTGCAATGATATGAATGAAAAATCAGGCTCTGAGTTAACTCCTGTGGTTTGA
- the LOC108220696 gene encoding uncharacterized protein LOC108220696 isoform X2, protein MPFFGSSRPAVDPNYKLQTESIYYSATQRIALVSLSTLLSFPLKTYISFLPLLLLSHFVCEINVIMLRRWRPQNLQQIEAVEQADKVKELRTALGPLSGHGLKFCSDACLRRYLEARNWNVDKAKKMLEETLKWRSTYKPQDIRWHEVAHEGETGKVSRADFHDRSGRTVLIMRPGMQNTTSSDGNVRHLVYLLENAILNLPEGQEQMSWLVDFNGWSLNTNISIKTTRDIIHVLQNHYPERLAIVVLYNPPKFFEAFWKVVKFFVDPKTFEKIRFVYPNNKQSAEVMKSFFDAENLPSEFGGKASLKYDHEEFSRLMAEEDVKTAKYWGSDNMPCNDMNEKSGSELTPVV, encoded by the exons ATGCCATTTTTTGGTAGCAGTAGGCCAGCAGTAGATCCAaactacaaactacaaactgaaTCAATTTATTATTCTGCTACGCAACGCATCGCATTGGTTTCATTGTCAACTCTCCTCTCATTTCCGTTAAAAACATACATTTCATTTTTACCTCTCCTACTTCTGTCTCATTTTGTGTGTGAGATTAACGTAATTATGCTCCGGAGGTGGCGCCCTCAAAATCTTCAGCAGATTGAAGCGGTAGAACAGGCTGACAAg GTGAAGGAGCTAAGGACTGCACTGGGACCTCTATCTGGGCATGGCCTCAAATTCTGCTCTGATGCCTGTTTAAGGAGATACCTGGAAGCTAGAAACTGGAATGTCGACAAGGCCAAAAAGATGCTGGAGGAGACACTCAAGTGGAGATCAACTTACAAACCTCAAGATATTCGTTGG CATGAAGTAGCCCATGAAGGGGAGACTGGTAAAGTCTCCAGAGCAGATTTTCATGACAGATCAGGGAGAACTGTTCTTATAATGAGGCCAGGGATGCAG AATACAACATCATCAGATGGTAATGTCCGCCATCTGGTTTACCTGCTCGAGAACGCGATTCTTAACCTCCCTGAAGGCCAAGAACAAATGTCTTGGTTGGTAGACTTCAACGGATGGTCCCTGAACACTAACATTTCCATTAAAACTACCCGAGATATTATTCATGTGTTGCAGAACCACTACCCGGAGAGACTTGCCATTGTTGTGCTCTATAATCCACCAAAGTTTTTTGAGGCATTCTGGAAG GTTGTGAAGTTTTTTGTAGACCCGAAAACATTTGAGAAGATTAGATTTGTGTACCCTAATAACAAGCAGAGTGCAGAGGTGATGAAGTCCTTCTTTGATGCTGAAAATCTACCAAGTGAGTTTGGGGGGAAAGCGTCATTGAAATATGACCACGAGGAGTTTTCGAGGCTGATGGCTGAGGAAGATGTTAAAACTGCCAAGTACTGGGGATCTGATAACATGCCCTGCAATGATATGAATGAAAAATCAGGCTCTGAGTTAACTCCTGTGGTTTGA